In Brienomyrus brachyistius isolate T26 chromosome 11, BBRACH_0.4, whole genome shotgun sequence, the DNA window TTCAGCAGCTCATCGTTCACCACGTCCATGTGCTGATTCCGTGCTGGAAGAGGGTGGGAAAGGCCAGATGTGAAAATCAGACTCGCAAGCACAAGCTGGTTGAGATTAAATTTCTCCTTATATATTATTTCTCACTATATACTGATACCAAAATGGTTCCTAGAAGCTTACATTGCTTCTTTGCTTAAACAGCCCTCCAAAGTTACATCAACAGAAAGAAGGGACCAAAAGGGGACCTCACCAAGTTTGTCCCGGGGGTTTCTCTCTGTGTCGAAACTGTCCCCAAGACCTATAGGGCTGGGGGAGGCAGGGCCTCGGTAAGACTGGCCAGGCTAGTTacagggatagagagagaggtTATGTCTTCCTTGAAAATGTATCCAGATCGTTACAGGGGAAAAGATGACCGTCAGATATCATACTGATAGTGTGCCGGAGCTCTCTCTACAATTCAGTGccagtttttttccttttgctcACCTTTCCGCTGACACTGAAGTGGCTTCCTTCTGTTCACGCTTCTCCTCTCTGCTTTTGTTAAACCCGTCCCTATGCTCCACCACAACGTCCCCATTTCCTTCCCCCACATCTGTGTCACCTGCTTCTATTCTGCACACATTCTTTGTGCTTTTATACAGAATAGTTCTATAATTACTATGAATCATGATTAGGCTGCTTAGTATATGTAACATGAATCATTTGTTGTATTGGAGCAAAATCTTGTtatgatttaataataataataatgataattgatactttattgatccccgtggggaaactGTCtgtacgcctccctcaacttgctctttgtagaggaAGCTGTCTGCGAGGGCTGCCACCCGcagtggcgcccagggagctggggggttaagggccttgctcaagggccctcaGACATGCCGATTTAATACTGATTTAATAACATTCATGGATATGCagtgacatttattttatttagcagacacttttgtctaAAGCGATGTACAAGTGAGTGAAGTAGCACATCACAAACATACGAGCATCATGGAGTTAACCAGGCATTTCAGTGCAGCCTGGTTGAGCGTCCAGTGAATGGCCCGGCACAAAAGTAAACATCTTCCAAACAAATCAAGAACCTAACAAGACCACTGTTCAGTGAGCAGATATTGCCACATTTGGGGAACAGAGCGTGGAATCTGGATAGTGAAGGCATCCCTGTGGTAGCTGGGTCTGGTGATGTGTGTTTACCTGGCTGTACAGGGGTTCTGACATGCTAGGGGGCTCCTCGAGCTTCACCAAGTCCAGGATGTTGTACGGCACATAGCCCGACTGGCCACTGCGGTTCCGGAGCTTCCACCACTGCTTGTCATCCTCTAACACCTGACGGAAGACAATGCAAAGTGACTGAGACCCTTGCAGACAGAGACTCTGGTGCAGgagcgctgctaaggattttgggccccatgaaaagaatcttgacagggccccccaacacatttattgggggcttctctgggccccctcacAGTCATGGGCCCctagaatcgtcatcgtttaccccccctttacagcgcccttGCTCTGGTGTACGCACTTACAGTGGTATATTAACAGACTGAAGCTTACTAAATACCACTCTTAAAAATAGGAACACAGTATAGTGAACTGACTgaaccttgcagttcagtgtaccaaccccaccccccacgcccCGAGTAATGCTGCATTTCATTTACCTCAGAGTTTGGAACTTGAAACTGGGAATGACATCACACACAAGTTAGGAGTATTCCAGTAAAACAAgttggaaagccatttagcaatacagggatttcttgcttaatcagataacttgttggataaATTTACCCCAGGTTGATAAAGGGTGCAGCCATCTTTAATTCTGAGGTTGGGTTTGTGAGATTTCTCCGAGTTCACAAGTCGGAATTCCAACATCTGGGGTTATTGCAGTTCAGATTTCCAAATAGGAACTTGGAATTTCTGAGTTACGAGTTTAAATGGAACGCAGCATATCACTCGCAGATGAACATACCTACAGACACCGTGTCCCTGCCACTcccaccccagcccccacccagTCTGTACCTCCAGCACTTCGTCCTGCAGTACTGACAGCTCATTGGCGTTGCGAGCCAAAAAGTGGTAGCGGATCTTGGCAAATTTGCGTGCATGGAGTGCGCTGTCATACATCCTGGAAGGAAGCAGGAAGACATGCTTTTGTTGGGGCAGAAGAAGGTCTAGACACAGATAGTCTTGGAAAGGGTGGGAACGTCCATCTTTTAGGTGTAACACCTCAATGGCTTTCTGATAGCTTTAGTAATTGCTCTATTATTAGGTGTCAATAATGCCaggaatggggtgggggggggcatcacgcTGGAAGATTGATCGTTCAAATTTAAGAAGTTTATCTGTTCCCTCTTTTGTTAAGTCTTGCATTTTTGCATATGTTTGTTCATTTTCTCTCCACATCTCTTCACAAGTTGCCTACCGCTCTAGTGAGACAGTATCACACAAGAGAGATGCCATGTTAGTCCTGTATCTTCATGCCGTTTTCTTCTTGTTACTTAGTGCCAGCTCGCTCGGCAGTGAACAATCAGTAGACTCCAGTGGTAAAGAAAGCTGGGTAGTGCGAAGtttcaaagcagaatagtcCATTACAGCTGGCACAGGGGGGCAACTTTGACTATCCTGAAAACTGTCGCTAAAAATTCaaatattactattatttaaatgatcATATTATGTTATATCCTTAAATGTAACTTGCGGAATTTCTGTCTTCACGGGGCCCCCAGTTTTCGGGGGCCCCAGGCGACTGCCTACCCTGGCCTTATTGTACATCCACCCCTGCTTTCAATGCTCCAGAAGCAAAATTTGAGGGTGAGACTCAAGCAGGATAGGAATAGCAGAGTTAGAGAGTTCCTTAACCGGGTCGTATCCCATTATAATATATTCATTATAATATAATGAAGGGTCACTTAACCTACCCGTTGGAGGGACTGTAGGGCGGTGAACCATAAAACTGAAAGAGAGCATGAGAATCTATTAACTGTTGACCAAAGAATGTGATGAAGCTGCACGGTTGTACACAGCTACAATATTCTACTAATTACAGAACAACTTGATGTgagttttataaataaatttgcaACTTTTGCATATCAATGCTTAGTGAGCTGGTAGATGAGGACCCTTTGCAGGTCCTGGACCAACGGCACAGCCGAAAGATCATTCAGTTCTTCCATCGTTTTCCCAACATTTACCTCATCGGATGGCTTCCTGTAAACTGAATGATTGGCTGACGGGAGAGCTTGGGTAGAGCCTTCTGTTTCCCATGGTGAAGTCCGGAATATCTCTGCAGGAGGCTCCCAGCCATTGCGAAACTTGGGAAAGTAGGGAGGGGCGAGCTGATCTTTCGGCCAATCCGCTCTGAGACATACAAATGACCGACATGAGTTCTGTCTCCTTTGTCATGACAATCAGTTACCCAGTTGATTTTGGCAGATAGACATAAGTAGATATGAGTTGTTTACAGATATAGAGTAAATCTTTACTTGTTACATAATATCAGTAGCTACATACACACTCACCTGGGCCTGGTCCAGTAATCTCCCAGGAGCTCAAAGACAGTCATTTCCTTGGGGCTAAGATGTCCCCTCAGAAATTCAACAGTATCCAGGCACAGGTGAGGGGAGGTGATGGACCGGGCCAGATCTGGACTCCCACAGCTTTGTAGCACCTGGAAGTAAAACTCCGTACTAGTCCAAATACTCTAATTACAGAGATGATCACAAGTCCTCTTTTGCAAGCCCAAGTCAAGTCTCAAgtcgtttaatttttttttgtgatggaAGTACACTTCTAGATTTGCTTGAAAATCATTTTAGTGAAGAAAATTAGAGTACACACTTTCAAACTTTTAATAACACTACTTGGTACTTTAAATGGAACAATTAAATTTTTAATGTAAAAATAGGGAAATAACTCAAACACTGGATAAAGCTAGGCTACTGAATGCACATCTGCATAACTGTACCTCCCAGCCAATAATTTTAGCCAGCTAATGTTAGTTGTAATGTTGGATGAAGAGAGCATTTAACATTATTCTAATTACCAATGGCATTATTCATGAATGACAATATTATTTATGCATTATCAGCATCGTTAATGCCACACCGCATTCCTTACACTTCATTTGTTTTCGTATGCTTAATCTATGCATACTATAGCGATGATTTATGGTACAGATATAATGGTAGCTAAATGTACATTACTGTCCTGTTTTGTTCACTTTatgtgagggggaaaaaaaaaaaaaacgttttcgtTCACAAGTTCTAAGACCCAAGGTGAAGTTGAGTCTGAAGTGGCAGGTATGAGAGAGTTTGAGTCCCTACCTCGAGTGACCCGACTCCGGTGCTCAATATGCCAGCATCTCAGATTGCCAGTGAGTCAATCTGTCTAGATAATACGTAGTATGTTTGCCTATATCAATGTCTATCTCGGTGTCACAATGCAATAGTGTATTGATGTGTCTCGGTGGGTGAAATGCGCAGTGAATTTCTCAGTCAGGTTGTTGCCCAGTGAGCCCTTTTCCTTACCAGCTCCAAAGGACCAAACAAAAAGTGAACCAACTCAGCTGCACTGGGattctggatgtgcttctttagtttggcctgcagggggcaaTAAACACTAGGTCAAGACCTTCAAAAGCTAGCAGTAGACCTGACAGAATTGCAGTGTAAGACTAAcgaataatacattttaaattatgGGAGCAATGATATACTATGTGGAAGCTAGTTTGAATGGAAGGTCGTCAGTGTGAAAGCAGTGCTTTAGCTGACTGAAAGACCCACCAGCAGGTTAAAGGCAAGTTTTATCTTCTGCAGGCTATCTCTGAATTCGGCCTCTGATGGTGGTTTGGCTCGTAAGGTCAGCATGCCCTCTGGAAACACCAgacactcattaacacagaccCTGGAAACACTCCCCAGCAGCACTTGACAAGCAGCGAAACTCTGCCTACTGTAATAGCTGTGTACAACACAGGGCCGTGCTTTCAGGCACACATGGGGTCATCGAGGGGGCATGGAGTCACTTACCTGCTGGGCCTCTCTTCTTACCCTTCTTGCTCTTGTTCCGCTGGTTAAGCTGAGCAAATGCCTCAGCGGCCTTCTGCAGCCGCGCCACAAAAATTTCAATGTCATCCAGAGCACAGTTGAGAATttgctaaaaaataaaaaagcaggAGTCAAATTCAGCAAGCAAGGTATCGTACAGTCAATGCAGTGATGCACATTACAGAACCAGAGGGTCTGATTGCATGCAGTGATTCAGTCTGTATGCAGAATATCACAGTGACACATACCACAGTACCAGAGAGTCAGTCTGTATGCAGAATATCACAGTGACACATACCACAGTACCAGAGAGTCAGTCTGTATGCAGTGATTAAATCTGTATGCAGAATATCACAGTGACATACCACAGTACCAGAGAGTCCATCTGTATACAGTGATTCAGTCTATATGCAGAATATCACTGTGCTACATATCACAGTACCAGAGGGTCAGTCTTTATGTAGTGATTCAGTCTACAGATTATCAAAATGTTACACAGTACAATACCATACAATGACATCATATCACAGTATTGTAAAGTATCAGAAGAACTCACCACATCCTTTTCAATGCGCTGTGCCAGCATTTCATTAGACTCCTGGTCTTGTTGAACAGAACTCCGTTTATCGATATCTGTTCAGCAGAGATACTCTAAGTTCCTGCAGTAcgtatgcttgtgtgtgtgtgtgtatgtgtgtgtgtgtgtagattatgtttgcattacattgtggggaccaaatatcccccacaatgtaataaaaacttatttggcattatggggaccatttttcaggtccccacaaagatctttgaatgcaatcaaaaaagtaaaaattccaaaagtctcgtattttgtttgtttacttatggttaaggttaggcctGGTGCAATCTGGTTAGGGGTTaaagtcatcatgttgggattagagttttcctcatagaaatgaatggagagtccccacaaagacataactACCaacctgtatgtgtgagtgtgtgcgcgtgcatATCTGTGCGTATATGTTGGATCACCTTTCATGTTCGTGGCAGCCACTCTGCCCTTGACAGCCGGGGCCTGGTCTTTGGAGGCCGAGGGGGGGATGATGGTTTCCCTGTGGCGTTTCATCTTCTCTTGATTGATCCTATGGGGAAAAGGGTTATAGCTGTGAGCTCAGTGGACAGGTAGCCATGGAACGTGGGTGTGGGGGAGCCGGATACAAGCTTACTTCAGGGTCTGCGGCCGCATCTTCTTGCCGAGTCTGTTGTCTCCGAGGGCACTGTCGATGTCAGCATGCACCATTTCAGCCTATAGGGGCGAGCATAGCGGCATGCATTATGTAGCACAAAATAATGTCAGTAAAAAACACCAATAATAATACTTATCTCTGATGCTCATGAGTGCATATTTGGGAATCTGGATCAAGGTTATGGACCAAGTGTCATAGTGccgtatgtgtctgtgtctgcattAGCATAAGGTGGTTGTGAGATTGTGTCCCAATACAGAGCATGCATGATTCTGTTTGGATTAGCATTAGGGAGATACTGGACCATGTCACAGTGAATTGTATATATATGGATTAGCATTAGGCGGTTCTGAGGCAGTATCCCAGTACAGGGCATTTGTGTTTCTGTTTGGGTTAGCATTAGGGAGCTATTGGACTGTGTCACAGTGTATCGTGTGTATCTGGGTTAGCATCAGTGACCTACTGGACTGTGTCACGGTGTATTGTCTGTGTCTGGGTTAACATTAGGGAGTTACTGGACTGTGTTACAGTGTATTCTTTATGTCTGGATTAGCATTAGGGAGCTACTGGActgtgtcacattgtggggcGTGAGTGTGTCTGGGTCAGCTTCAGTGAAAGGACTCACCTCCACCTCGTCACAGTGGAAGAAATGGATGTCGGGCCGTTGCTGCTCATTGTCCTGGCACACAAGCAGCAGCACTGAGGGGTAGCGAGTCTGATTCAGCACCGTCTGGCACATGTGCACCGTGCACAGTGGGAAGTTCTCCAGCTCCTCCTGACAGAGCCAGAGGAAGATGTTCAGTTCTTACACCGTCACACTGATCCCCGTTGTGTGTACTGGAAACCCCAGCATCTGGGCAATTTCAACAACAAACGTTCTCTTAATAGTCTTACAGACCTTACATTTCACAATGAGGATGGATCCTATGTACTTGAACTCCCATAGTGATTTGTCAACAGGACATATAATTGAAATACCAAAAGAAAATCCCACACAACATGAAATTACAGTAcaaacactatatggacaaaagtattgggtaTTGGGGAATTTTTATGGCATCCTATTCAATGCTTTTCATTAAAAGCAGTCGCTCTTCTGGGATGGCTTTCCACAATATTAtggagtgtgtctgtatgtctttgCCCATTGATCCACAAGAGCGTTTGTCAGGTCAGGAACTGATGCTGGAATGAACgcctggctcgcaatctccattctagttcctcaaactgttcccacaaggtCCGAAATATCTTggaatgctgaagcattaagagttcccttcactggaactaagaggCCTAGCCctgcccctgaaaaacaaccccatatcaTTATCCCTCCAATCTTTACaggtggcacaatgcagtcgggcaggtaacgttctcctggaaGCCGCCAAACCTAGacttgtccatcagactgccagacagtgtgatgtgtcactccacagaacacatttccactgctccggagtccagtggtggtgtgctttgcaCCACTCCATCCGACGCCTGGaattgcgcttggtgatgtgaggcttgcatgcagctgctcagccatggaagcccattccatgaagctcccagcaCACAGCTTTTGCGCTGGGGCTGATGCCAGAGGAAAtttgaactctgcagttattgagtcaacagagcgtcGGCGACTTTCACACACTATGCGCCTTAGCACTCGGCAACCCTGCTCTGTTATTTCACGTGGTCttccacttcatggctgagtttctgctgttcctaaacacttccacATTGCCATATTACCACTTACAGCTTacagaatatctagcagggaagaaatttcatgaactgactaactgcaaaggtggcatcctatgacagtactaAGCTTGGGTTCTCTTCTTTTTCTGCCCACCATCTCTTCggaggacaactttattttaaattaaagttacagTGTAAAGATATTCAATTCCAGTGTGGCCACTTCAAACTCACCCGCCCTAGTACcgttattatatataaaaaaaaaattaaaaaggggGAGGATGACACAGAAAGAAAAATCATAACAATAACAGACATTTCACCAtggtgaagaaaaaaaaggtaaatagaaataataataataagaataataataaaggtgggatggagaaaacaaaGTGTAGAGGAatgcagagtacaaacaaccgtAACACACATAACACTCATTAAAAGGACACCATCAACAAAATAGTAATAGCAGGCTAATGATGACAACAATAATATCATCAAGAACAAcaagaacaataataataataatgttagaaATAGGTATTA includes these proteins:
- the eps8l2 gene encoding epidermal growth factor receptor kinase substrate 8-like protein 2 isoform X2, with the translated sequence MSLQGAPTKNTNGVARSDSKMSAKALYEQRKKYSNSNIIMHETSQYHVEHLSTFVMDKTESIATIDDAIKKLIFLDSKDKIWTQEMLLQVTDKAIRLLDCDSQEELENFPLCTVHMCQTVLNQTRYPSVLLLVCQDNEQQRPDIHFFHCDEVEAEMVHADIDSALGDNRLGKKMRPQTLKINQEKMKRHRETIIPPSASKDQAPAVKGRVAATNMKDIDKRSSVQQDQESNEMLAQRIEKDVQILNCALDDIEIFVARLQKAAEAFAQLNQRNKSKKGKKRGPAEGMLTLRAKPPSEAEFRDSLQKIKLAFNLLAKLKKHIQNPSAAELVHFLFGPLELVLQSCGSPDLARSITSPHLCLDTVEFLRGHLSPKEMTVFELLGDYWTRPRADWPKDQLAPPYFPKFRNGWEPPAEIFRTSPWETEGSTQALPSANHSVYRKPSDEFYGSPPYSPSNGMYDSALHARKFAKIRYHFLARNANELSVLQDEVLEVLEDDKQWWKLRNRSGQSGYVPYNILDLVKLEEPPSMSEPLYSQPGQSYRGPASPSPIGLGDSFDTERNPRDKLARNQHMDVVNDELLKRITINKTQPPARNFRVERPSSHSVPLNFESPPEQVTTWLNAMGFTKPTVDCLGILTGAQLFSLNKEELKAVCGDEGARVYSKITVQKAQLEKSRGSSELQEIMKRQQEKINSSVQN
- the eps8l2 gene encoding epidermal growth factor receptor kinase substrate 8-like protein 2 isoform X1 — encoded protein: MKQSHCNPASSSLHSGVARSDSKMSAKALYEQRKKYSNSNIIMHETSQYHVEHLSTFVMDKTESIATIDDAIKKLIFLDSKDKIWTQEMLLQVTDKAIRLLDCDSQEELENFPLCTVHMCQTVLNQTRYPSVLLLVCQDNEQQRPDIHFFHCDEVEAEMVHADIDSALGDNRLGKKMRPQTLKINQEKMKRHRETIIPPSASKDQAPAVKGRVAATNMKDIDKRSSVQQDQESNEMLAQRIEKDVQILNCALDDIEIFVARLQKAAEAFAQLNQRNKSKKGKKRGPAEGMLTLRAKPPSEAEFRDSLQKIKLAFNLLAKLKKHIQNPSAAELVHFLFGPLELVLQSCGSPDLARSITSPHLCLDTVEFLRGHLSPKEMTVFELLGDYWTRPRADWPKDQLAPPYFPKFRNGWEPPAEIFRTSPWETEGSTQALPSANHSVYRKPSDEFYGSPPYSPSNGMYDSALHARKFAKIRYHFLARNANELSVLQDEVLEVLEDDKQWWKLRNRSGQSGYVPYNILDLVKLEEPPSMSEPLYSQPGQSYRGPASPSPIGLGDSFDTERNPRDKLARNQHMDVVNDELLKRITINKTQPPARNFRVERPSSHSVPLNFESPPEQVTTWLNAMGFTKPTVDCLGILTGAQLFSLNKEELKAVCGDEGARVYSKITVQKAQLEKSRGSSELQEIMKRQQEKINSSVQN
- the eps8l2 gene encoding epidermal growth factor receptor kinase substrate 8-like protein 2 isoform X3; the protein is MLSWKEKEQRKKYSNSNIIMHETSQYHVEHLSTFVMDKTESIATIDDAIKKLIFLDSKDKIWTQEMLLQVTDKAIRLLDCDSQEELENFPLCTVHMCQTVLNQTRYPSVLLLVCQDNEQQRPDIHFFHCDEVEAEMVHADIDSALGDNRLGKKMRPQTLKINQEKMKRHRETIIPPSASKDQAPAVKGRVAATNMKDIDKRSSVQQDQESNEMLAQRIEKDVQILNCALDDIEIFVARLQKAAEAFAQLNQRNKSKKGKKRGPAEGMLTLRAKPPSEAEFRDSLQKIKLAFNLLAKLKKHIQNPSAAELVHFLFGPLELVLQSCGSPDLARSITSPHLCLDTVEFLRGHLSPKEMTVFELLGDYWTRPRADWPKDQLAPPYFPKFRNGWEPPAEIFRTSPWETEGSTQALPSANHSVYRKPSDEFYGSPPYSPSNGMYDSALHARKFAKIRYHFLARNANELSVLQDEVLEVLEDDKQWWKLRNRSGQSGYVPYNILDLVKLEEPPSMSEPLYSQPGQSYRGPASPSPIGLGDSFDTERNPRDKLARNQHMDVVNDELLKRITINKTQPPARNFRVERPSSHSVPLNFESPPEQVTTWLNAMGFTKPTVDCLGILTGAQLFSLNKEELKAVCGDEGARVYSKITVQKAQLEKSRGSSELQEIMKRQQEKINSSVQN